Genomic segment of Candidatus Sysuiplasma jiujiangense:
CCGCCAGGAAATCTTCGCCGTAGGCCGATATCTCCTCGCTTCCCGGCTTGAGCTCCGAAATGACAAACGAGGTTATTCCCATTTTCCTCAGGAAACCGAAAAAATGAAATAACTCCTGCCTCGGGTTCTGAACGCTCTTCAGTGAGAAGACGGCATTGAGCGAATCAATGACAAGTATGTCCACACCGGAGGTCTCAATCCTCTTTTCTATGTATTCCTCGAGTATCTTGAACCAGTCACGCCCGCTGTCCGCATCGGCATGCTCGAGCCTCAGTGTTGCGATATCCGAAATTAGCAGCTTCGAGTCGTCCACGGGCCAGAAACCCAGCGACTGCATGGTCTCCATGAGACTCTGTTTCGTCTCCTCGAGCGATATGTAAAGGCACTTCAGCCCCAGCCTTCTGGAATTGTTCCAGAGCATATTCATGGAAATGGACGATTTCATCGTACCGGGCGCGCCGAAAAGAAGGACTATCTGCCCTTTCCTGATGCCTCCGTCTATCCTGTCGTCAAATCCCTCGATAAATGTCCTGACCCTCTGAACCTGCAAAGTTCTCGATTCCACTTTTACCCTGCCGATCTCTCCGTATGCCGATTTAAAGCTGATGGCATGAATATCCATGCCTTCAACTCACTCAACTCACGATAGAGGTATGGCATCTGTATTCATTCCGCTCACTTCCGCATTCAGGTCCGCATCCAGGTCACCGCTGAAGGGATACATGCTGCCAGGCGCCTTATTCGCATCATTATTCGCATCACTGTCTTCCGGTTACGGGAATGTCTGAAGGATTTTGTCGCTTTTCATATACCTCCAGTTGCATTGTGCAAAATATGGCCCGAAGAAGCTACACAGTGGTTCACGACGGTGTCCATGGCAGCGTAAGGCTTGACGGCAATTTTTCAAGCATACTCGATTCGCCCGAAATGCAGAGGATGGCCCAGATACACCAGCTCGGCCTGGCCAACCTTGTTTTTCCCGGGGCAAACCATACGAGGCTTGAGCACATGATAGGGACGTACCACCTTGCCTCGAGGTTCGCCGGTGCACTTGAAATAAGGGGCCGGGAGAGGGATCTCCTGCTCACATCCGCCCTCGTCCACGATGTAGGCCATCCGCCATTTTCTCACACATTCGAATACATACTGCAGCAGAGACTAGGCATAAACCACATGGAGCAGACTGCCAGAATAATAAGGGGTGAAACAAGCACTGTGCCCGCCACGGACATGCATATTCTGGCCAAGGGCGATCTCCTGCCACGCATTATCGAGAGCATCGGTCTCGATACGCGGGAGGTCGCGGAACTCGTCATGAATGAGGAGGGGGTAACCGGTCTGCCGCATTATCTCACATCCCTGATTCACGGTCCCGTCGACGTTGACCAGCTGGATTACCTGATGCGCGACTCACATTATACCGGTGTAGGGCAGGGGAGGGTGGACGCGGACCGCATTGTCGAGACTTCGGAAATCGTCGGAAACAGCATGGCCGTCGAGAGGAGAGGGGTTTCCGCAGTCGAAGGGCTCATTGTTTCGCGCATACTGATGAACAGCGCAGTTTATTTCCACAAGACAGTCCGCATCGCCGAGATGATGCTTACAAAGGCCGTATCAATGCTCGACAGGGATGTATTTCCGGAAGTGTTCATGGATACGGATGCGTCGCTCTCGGGCAGACTCAGCGAACATGGCGGATATCAGCAGGAGATAGCGCTGAGACTCAAATACAGGAAGCTCTTCAAGACGGCGCTTCTCATAAGCCTGGACAGAATGGGAGATGAGGAGAGGAGGAAGCTCGCCTCTCTGTCGCGGAAGGGGAAGCTGTTCAAACTCGAGGATGAAATATCCGCCGGGGCCGGAGGGGAGCAGGGGAGCGTCATACTGGATGCCGCCCCCGTCGAATTCCTTACCGGAAGGGGGAGGAAGGGAAAGACGGAGGTGCCGATACTCGACGATGACGGAAAGGTCAGGAAACTGACCTCGCTCAGCACAATTGCGAGGGCCGTCCAGAAGCATCCGCAGCAGGACTGGGGCCTGCTGGTTGCATGCGATCCGTCCATCAGGACAAAAGCTTCAAGGATTTCGAGGGAAATAATATTCGGCTGAGGAAGACTGTCCTGCTGCGCTCTATCTGCTCATCCCTTCATCACGCCGACGGGGACGACCCTTGCTACAATCCTGGAGAGGCCTGCCGCCTGCGTAATCCTCACGACGTCATCAATATTCTTGTAAACGCCCGGCGCCTCCTCGAGTATACCTTCCACAGTTGCGGATTTGAGGTAGATGCCGCTGTCGCTCATTTTCTTCCGCACGTCCCTTTCGCTGTACATTCTGGTAGCAGCCTTTCTGGACAGAACACGTCCGGCGCCATGACATGTGGAACCGAAGCTCTCCCTCACGGAGCCTTCTGCGCCGACGAGAAGATAACTTGCGGTGCCCATATCCCCCGGAATAATCACCGGTTGCCCGACACTGGAATACCGGGACGGAACGAGAGGATGGCCGGCCGGAAGCGCCCGGGTAGCACCCTTCCTGTGAATGTATGCCCTGACCCTCTTTCCTTCCACTTCGTACTCTTCTATCTTGGCTATGTTGTGGGCAACATCATATATGAGATGCATCCCGAGATTCTCGGGCGTCGAAGAAAGCACTTTCGAGAATGCCTCCCGGATCCTGTGGAGTATGAGCTGCCTGTTGGCCCAGCCGAAATTGGCTGCCGCTGCCATTGCGGCAAAATAATCGCCTCCCTCCCTGGATTTGATGGGGGCGCATGAGAGCTGCCTGTCGGGAAGCGTGAAGCCGTAACCGGCGGAGTTTTCCTCCATGATTTTGAGGTAGTCCGTCGCTACCTGATGCCCGAGGCCCCTTGAACCCGAATGGACGGTGACCACCACCTGCCCGGGCCCCGTGATTCCGAAACTCCTGGCAGCACTGTCGTCAAATATCTTTTCAACCCTGTCAATCTCAAGAAAATGGTTTCCCGAACCCAGCGTTCCGATCTGTGTCCTGCCCCTCTGTTTGGCCTTTGTGCTGACTTTGGATGAGTCGGCTGCAGCATAAAGGCCGTTTTCCTCCGTAACATCCAGATCCTCCTTCCATCCGTATCCGTTCTCGACAGCCCAGTGCGCCCCTCCCTCAAGTACGCGGTCGATCTCGCTGCCCTTCGCGTTCACCTTCCCCTCGGATCCGACGCCGCAGGGAACGAGCCTGAACAGCAGGTCCACGATCTCCCTGACCCTGTCCTTTATGTCGCTGTACTGAAGATCCGTTCTGACCATCCGGACACCGCAGTTTATATCGAAACCCAGACCGCCGGGCGATATCACTCCCTCGTCGGCATCTTCTGCTATTATCCCACCTATGGGAAAACCGTAGCCCCAATGTATGTCTGGCATAGCCAGCGCTTTGCCGACAATGCCAGGCATCATGGCGATGTTGGCCGCCTGCTCGAGCGCGTTGTCCTGCTTTATCGACTCGATCATCCTGTCATCAGAGTAGACGACGGTGGATGTCCTCATCCCCTGCTTGTAGTTCCTGGGTATTTCGAACCTGTAGTCATCAATTCTGTTAAGTACGCCGCTCCATGCCAATTCGGAAACACCCGTCTGTTTCCATTTTGAAGGTGCTTATTAAATCTTCTGTGCCGCCGGCGCCTGTTTCAGATTTTCTTTCTGATTGCGCAGAAACCGCCGGCCTCATCGCTGAGATTGAGGACCTGCGCACCGGCTCTGCGCGCAAAATCGGAGGGCGCTCCGGTCCAGGTGCAGTTGTCAACGAAAATTATTCCCCTGCGCATGTGCTTCCACACCTCCGACAGTTCAAGCATGACATGCCTGTAAGTGTGCCTGCTGTCGTGCAGGAAAAATTGTATGTCCCCGAGTTCCTCGAGCAGCGGCCTGATCAGTTTTCCGGCGTCACCCGTATGGAGTGTCCATCTTTTCCTCAGCAGCGGAGGAACAAGAAAACCCACTTCATGCACCTCCTCCTCGTCACCGTATTTCACGCCGAGATCAATGGAGTGCAGCATCCCCTTCCCCGTTCTTTCCAGTGCAGACAGCGTGAAGGTCGTGGATACGCCGGGTCCTACACCCGTTTCCACGCAGAGATCCGGTTCCGTATACCTGGCGGCGGCGTACAGTGCGATGCCTTTCTCCGGTTTAAGT
This window contains:
- a CDS encoding RAD55 family ATPase yields the protein MDIHAISFKSAYGEIGRVKVESRTLQVQRVRTFIEGFDDRIDGGIRKGQIVLLFGAPGTMKSSISMNMLWNNSRRLGLKCLYISLEETKQSLMETMQSLGFWPVDDSKLLISDIATLRLEHADADSGRDWFKILEEYIEKRIETSGVDILVIDSLNAVFSLKSVQNPRQELFHFFGFLRKMGITSFVISELKPGSEEISAYGEDFLADGTITLRFHQVGEADYQLRIRCLKLRHSKVEHGYLTLIFKDGVFSATPPISE
- a CDS encoding HD domain-containing protein produces the protein MARRSYTVVHDGVHGSVRLDGNFSSILDSPEMQRMAQIHQLGLANLVFPGANHTRLEHMIGTYHLASRFAGALEIRGRERDLLLTSALVHDVGHPPFSHTFEYILQQRLGINHMEQTARIIRGETSTVPATDMHILAKGDLLPRIIESIGLDTREVAELVMNEEGVTGLPHYLTSLIHGPVDVDQLDYLMRDSHYTGVGQGRVDADRIVETSEIVGNSMAVERRGVSAVEGLIVSRILMNSAVYFHKTVRIAEMMLTKAVSMLDRDVFPEVFMDTDASLSGRLSEHGGYQQEIALRLKYRKLFKTALLISLDRMGDEERRKLASLSRKGKLFKLEDEISAGAGGEQGSVILDAAPVEFLTGRGRKGKTEVPILDDDGKVRKLTSLSTIARAVQKHPQQDWGLLVACDPSIRTKASRISREIIFG
- a CDS encoding RtcB family protein, which translates into the protein MRTSTVVYSDDRMIESIKQDNALEQAANIAMMPGIVGKALAMPDIHWGYGFPIGGIIAEDADEGVISPGGLGFDINCGVRMVRTDLQYSDIKDRVREIVDLLFRLVPCGVGSEGKVNAKGSEIDRVLEGGAHWAVENGYGWKEDLDVTEENGLYAAADSSKVSTKAKQRGRTQIGTLGSGNHFLEIDRVEKIFDDSAARSFGITGPGQVVVTVHSGSRGLGHQVATDYLKIMEENSAGYGFTLPDRQLSCAPIKSREGGDYFAAMAAAANFGWANRQLILHRIREAFSKVLSSTPENLGMHLIYDVAHNIAKIEEYEVEGKRVRAYIHRKGATRALPAGHPLVPSRYSSVGQPVIIPGDMGTASYLLVGAEGSVRESFGSTCHGAGRVLSRKAATRMYSERDVRKKMSDSGIYLKSATVEGILEEAPGVYKNIDDVVRITQAAGLSRIVARVVPVGVMKG
- a CDS encoding class I SAM-dependent methyltransferase, coding for MKQQEKAARKLLESLGAGRETADTLIREGREADSVADSISGKNLWSLKPEKGIALYAAARYTEPDLCVETGVGPGVSTTFTLSALERTGKGMLHSIDLGVKYGDEEEVHEVGFLVPPLLRKRWTLHTGDAGKLIRPLLEELGDIQFFLHDSRHTYRHVMLELSEVWKHMRRGIIFVDNCTWTGAPSDFARRAGAQVLNLSDEAGGFCAIRKKI